The DNA sequence GCGGGACTCGTCGTAGAACGCCCACAGGCACGTGTCCGCCGGGCAGATCTTCAGCCGGATCCAGTCGCCTCGGACGACCAGGCGGGCGCAGGCCGCGAACACCGCGCCGACCGCGTCCTCCGCGACCAGGGCCGGGCCGTCGTCGGTCAGGGAAATCCTGGTGCCGACGTCGAGGCTGCCGCCCGGGAGGCGGGGGTCGCCGATCGCCGCGCGCAGGGCGTCGCGTGCCGCGCGGGCTTCGGGGGCCGGGTTCGCCCGCAGCGCGCGCCCGGCTGCCCACTCGCGCCACTGCCCGGGATCTTCGAGCAGGTCAGTGCCCTCTTCGACGTTGACCGTGTTGAGGAACTCCACCACGAGGGAGGCGTCGGTGTGCACGTACCGAGTGTACGGCGGCCGGTGGTTGCCCCCGCGTCGGATAACCCCCATAATTCCGACAACGGTTACTCGAAGGGAGCGGCGCATGAGTGCGGTACCGACGCTGGGTGTGGTGGCCCTCGACTGCCCGGACCCGGTCGCGCTGGCCGGGTTCTACCGGGCGGTGCTGGAGTGGGACGCGCCCGAAGTCGCCGAAGACGGACACTGGGTGACGCTCAAGAACCCGCTCGGCGGCGCGGGGATCGCGTTCCAGCGGGTGCCCGACCACCGCCCGCCGTCGTGGCCGTCGGCGGAGCGCCCGCAGCAGCTGCACCTCGACCTGAACGTCACCGACCTGGAAGCCGCGCACGAGCGCGTGCTCGGGCTCGGCGCGAAACTGCTGGACGACGAGCCGAAGACGTTCCGCGTCTACGCCGACCCGGCCGGGCACCCGTTCTGCCTCTGCGCGTGCTGAGGGACAGCGGGGCCGAACATGCGTAGGCTCTGATGTGTGATTTGTCCGAAGTGCCAGAACCAGATGCGGACCGTCGACAAGAACGGCATCCACATCGACCAGTGCGACGGCTGCCGCGGGATCTTCCTGGACCGCGGTGAGCTCGAGGCGATCGTCGGTGCGGAAAGCTCGTTCTACGGCCAGCAGCCGCAGCAGTACCAGCCCGGGCCGACGGCGCACTACGGCCGTCCCGACTCGCCGCGCCCCTACCGCGGCGGCCACCCGGATTCGCCCAAGGCCTACCGGGGTGGTTACTCGGATTCGCCGCGGCCGCACCGCGGGGGCTACTCGGACTCCCCACGGCCGCACCGCGGGGGTTACTCGGATTCGCCGCGCCCGTACGGGCACGGTCACCGCAAGCGCAGCTTCCTCGAGAACCTCTTCGACTGAGGTGGGGCTCGACCTGCGGATCTGCCCGGCGTGCGGCGACCGGGCCGACCGCCCGGTCGTCTCCGGCACGACGCTGGCGTGCGCGCGCTGCGGGCACACGTGGCCGTTCCGGAAGCTGCCGCTGTTCGCGCTGACCGGCCCGAGCGGCGCGGGCAAGTCGACGCTCGGGCCGCTGCTGGCGTCCCGGTTCGCCGGCGACGTCGTCGTGCTGGAGCAGGACGTCCTCTGGACGGGCGCGCTCCGCGACGACGTCCCGGCGTTCCGCGCGGCCTGGCTCCGGATGGCGGCGATGCTGCACCAGAACGGCCGCCCGGTCGTGCTCTGCGGCACCGTCGCGCCCCCGGAGTTCGAGCCGCTGCCGGAGCGCGCGTTCTTCAGCGACATCCACTACCTGGCGCTGGTGGGCTCGCCTTCGTCGCTGCGGGCCCGGTTGCGGGCGCGCCCGGCCTGGCGGGAGTGGGACGAGCCGCGGATCGAGGAGATGCTGG is a window from the Amycolatopsis sp. cg9 genome containing:
- a CDS encoding CGNR zinc finger domain-containing protein; its protein translation is MHTDASLVVEFLNTVNVEEGTDLLEDPGQWREWAAGRALRANPAPEARAARDALRAAIGDPRLPGGSLDVGTRISLTDDGPALVAEDAVGAVFAACARLVVRGDWIRLKICPADTCLWAFYDESRNRSRTWCSMRVCGNREKARGWRARTAAAG
- a CDS encoding VOC family protein; its protein translation is MSAVPTLGVVALDCPDPVALAGFYRAVLEWDAPEVAEDGHWVTLKNPLGGAGIAFQRVPDHRPPSWPSAERPQQLHLDLNVTDLEAAHERVLGLGAKLLDDEPKTFRVYADPAGHPFCLCAC
- a CDS encoding zf-TFIIB domain-containing protein, which produces MRTVDKNGIHIDQCDGCRGIFLDRGELEAIVGAESSFYGQQPQQYQPGPTAHYGRPDSPRPYRGGHPDSPKAYRGGYSDSPRPHRGGYSDSPRPHRGGYSDSPRPYGHGHRKRSFLENLFD
- a CDS encoding AAA family ATPase — encoded protein: MGLDLRICPACGDRADRPVVSGTTLACARCGHTWPFRKLPLFALTGPSGAGKSTLGPLLASRFAGDVVVLEQDVLWTGALRDDVPAFRAAWLRMAAMLHQNGRPVVLCGTVAPPEFEPLPERAFFSDIHYLALVGSPSSLRARLRARPAWREWDEPRIEEMLEFTAWLQESAEELGVELLDTTEVSAESAADHVEKWIRARLP